A single genomic interval of Streptomyces sp. NBC_00663 harbors:
- a CDS encoding glycoside hydrolase family 31 protein: protein MTQHAENQPPTGAVSLAQSSPTVGTFRERDGALEWSGRQETVRIEPWGPDAVRVRARLGGPILEGLPGALLDDAPATSSTVKIEDGQAQLTVGALTVEVSAEGLVRFLRTDDSSELLAEARAHFWWPGSRLYTAVGNGHHRLEQRFAAYDDEKLYGLGQHQHGRFDQKGLVLDLVQRNAEVGIPVLTSSRGYTVLWNNPAIGRVELAHNGTRWVADSARQIDYWITAGSPADGQRRYSAVTGRTPMMPEWAAGFWQCKLRYRTQDELLEVAREYKRRGLPLSAIVCDFFHWTHLGEWKFDPAEWPDPSAMVRELEELGIKLVVSVWPSVSPLSENHPVMEQRGYFIGTQYGPMAHADWPDKGVASTVQVAFYDATNPEARQFVWSKIKENYLDPYGITAFWLDACEPELKPGFPENLRYWSGPGLEVGNIYPADNARTFHEGLSAEGEEVITLNRSAWAGSQRYGAALWSGDIGTDFPTLRRQIAAGLNTGLSGIPWWNTDIGGFHGGDPTDPAYQEVMVRWFQFGALSPLMRLHGFRDPGMPLGPDMTGGPNEVWSYGEAAGAVLEKYLRLRERLRPYVLDVMREAHEEGLPPMRPLFLEFPDDHAAWSVDDAYLFGADLLVAPVLTAGATARTTYLPAGATWTDAWTGESYEGGRTVTVEAPLDRIPLFLRDGARLPVAE, encoded by the coding sequence GTGACCCAGCATGCCGAGAACCAGCCCCCGACCGGCGCGGTGAGCCTCGCGCAGTCGTCCCCGACCGTCGGTACGTTCCGTGAGCGGGACGGCGCGCTGGAGTGGAGCGGCCGGCAGGAGACCGTACGGATCGAGCCCTGGGGTCCGGACGCGGTCCGGGTCCGGGCACGGCTCGGCGGGCCGATCCTGGAGGGGCTGCCGGGTGCGCTCCTCGACGACGCGCCCGCCACCTCCTCCACCGTCAAGATCGAGGACGGGCAGGCGCAGTTGACCGTCGGCGCGCTCACCGTCGAGGTCAGCGCCGAGGGCCTGGTGCGGTTCCTGCGGACGGACGACTCCAGCGAGCTGCTCGCGGAGGCCCGCGCCCACTTCTGGTGGCCCGGCTCGCGCCTCTACACGGCCGTCGGCAACGGTCACCACCGCCTTGAGCAGCGGTTCGCCGCCTACGACGACGAGAAGCTGTACGGCCTCGGCCAGCACCAGCACGGCCGGTTCGACCAGAAGGGCCTGGTCCTGGACCTGGTCCAGCGCAACGCCGAGGTCGGCATCCCGGTGCTGACGTCCAGCCGTGGCTACACCGTGCTGTGGAACAACCCGGCGATCGGCCGCGTCGAGCTGGCCCACAACGGCACGCGCTGGGTGGCCGACTCGGCCCGCCAGATCGACTACTGGATCACGGCCGGCTCCCCCGCCGACGGGCAGCGCCGCTACTCCGCCGTCACCGGCCGGACGCCGATGATGCCGGAGTGGGCGGCGGGCTTCTGGCAGTGCAAGCTGCGCTACCGCACCCAGGACGAACTCCTGGAGGTGGCCCGGGAGTACAAGCGCCGCGGGCTGCCCCTCTCGGCGATCGTGTGCGACTTCTTCCACTGGACGCACCTCGGTGAGTGGAAGTTCGACCCGGCGGAGTGGCCCGACCCGTCCGCGATGGTGCGGGAGTTGGAAGAGCTGGGCATCAAACTCGTCGTCTCCGTCTGGCCGTCGGTGTCGCCGCTGAGCGAGAACCACCCGGTGATGGAGCAGCGCGGCTACTTCATCGGCACCCAGTACGGGCCGATGGCGCACGCGGACTGGCCGGACAAGGGGGTGGCGTCGACGGTGCAGGTGGCCTTCTACGACGCCACCAACCCGGAGGCGCGCCAGTTCGTGTGGTCGAAGATCAAGGAGAACTATCTCGACCCGTACGGCATCACGGCCTTCTGGCTGGACGCCTGCGAGCCGGAGCTGAAGCCCGGTTTCCCGGAGAACCTGCGCTACTGGTCGGGGCCCGGCCTGGAGGTCGGCAACATCTACCCGGCGGACAACGCCCGCACCTTCCACGAGGGGCTGAGCGCCGAGGGCGAGGAGGTCATCACCCTCAACCGCTCGGCGTGGGCGGGCAGTCAGCGTTACGGCGCGGCCCTGTGGTCGGGTGACATCGGCACCGACTTCCCGACCCTGCGCCGCCAGATAGCGGCCGGTCTCAACACCGGACTGTCCGGCATCCCCTGGTGGAACACCGACATCGGCGGCTTCCACGGCGGCGACCCGACCGACCCGGCGTACCAGGAGGTCATGGTCCGCTGGTTCCAGTTCGGCGCCCTGTCCCCGCTGATGCGGCTGCACGGCTTCCGCGACCCGGGCATGCCGCTGGGCCCGGACATGACCGGCGGGCCCAACGAGGTGTGGTCGTACGGCGAGGCGGCCGGGGCCGTCCTGGAGAAGTACCTGCGGCTGCGCGAGCGGCTGAGGCCGTACGTCCTGGACGTCATGCGCGAGGCGCACGAGGAGGGGCTGCCGCCCATGCGGCCGCTGTTCCTGGAGTTCCCGGACGACCACGCGGCCTGGTCGGTGGACGACGCGTATCTCTTCGGCGCGGACCTGCTGGTGGCCCCGGTGCTGACGGCGGGCGCGACGGCCCGCACAACGTATCTCCCGGCGGGCGCGACCTGGACGGACGCGTGGACCGGTGAGTCGTACGAGGGCGGCAGGACCGTGACGGTCGAGGCGCCGCTGGACCGTATCCCGCTGTTCCTGCGGGACGGGGCGCGGCTGCCGGTGGCGGAGTAG
- a CDS encoding glycoside hydrolase family 12 protein, translated as MAKSTNSKLRKITMAVLAPAMALGATVGLASAPASAAVWNSCDQWGNTSLNGYTLYNNIWGSGAGSQCIWANSGTNWGVWANHPNTGGIKSYPNAKKVVNKTISSLGSLSSSYNVTVPSSGAYNTSYDIWDTDYDYEIMLWVNYNGAVGPLGTSQGNVTLGGHTWTVYKGSNGANQVFSFLRTSDSSSGTVNIKSILTWISGTKGWMSSSETIGDVQFGYEITSSSGGLDFTTNNLTVSSS; from the coding sequence ATGGCAAAGAGCACGAACAGCAAGCTGCGCAAGATCACCATGGCCGTACTGGCCCCCGCGATGGCCCTCGGCGCCACCGTCGGACTCGCCTCCGCACCCGCCTCGGCGGCCGTGTGGAACTCCTGCGACCAGTGGGGCAACACCAGCCTGAACGGCTACACGCTCTACAACAACATCTGGGGCTCCGGCGCCGGCAGCCAGTGCATCTGGGCCAACTCCGGCACCAACTGGGGCGTCTGGGCCAACCACCCCAACACCGGCGGCATCAAGTCGTACCCGAACGCGAAGAAGGTGGTCAACAAGACCATCTCCTCCCTCGGTTCGCTGTCCAGCAGCTACAACGTCACCGTCCCGTCGTCCGGCGCGTACAACACCTCGTACGACATCTGGGACACCGACTACGACTACGAGATCATGCTCTGGGTCAACTACAACGGGGCCGTCGGCCCGCTCGGCACCTCGCAGGGCAACGTCACCCTCGGCGGCCACACCTGGACCGTCTACAAGGGCAGCAACGGCGCCAACCAGGTGTTCTCGTTCCTGCGCACCTCGGACTCCAGCTCCGGCACCGTGAACATCAAGTCGATCCTCACCTGGATCTCGGGCACCAAGGGCTGGATGTCCAGCAGCGAGACCATCGGGGACGTCCAGTTCGGCTACGAGATCACGTCCTCGTCCGGCGGTCTGGACTTCACCACCAACAACCTGACGGTCAGCAGCAGTTGA
- a CDS encoding glycosyl hydrolase family 95 catalytic domain-containing protein, which translates to MSVVHGTWEPRPAARWEDGFLSGNGHHGALMFGEPNDERVVVTHHTLVRPNGADQARPPRLAAELPALQDRLLAGELVAAESFTDHRELQWVQPFHPAFQIRLRGTTGDAPGYHRSVDFTTGVTRTWHQGWDSEVFVSRADDVIVHRVTAADLEVSLDHRLPGAPKDLGVGQGAVLTPEGALLTLRARYPGSDRACTGVTLVQLTGGTATLTPPGLRISGAESVLLLTRVVRHTGELDVMEEARALRDLPLDHAALLDRHTALHRTAYTRVTLDLDADPAERALPGSELLERPDSPALMERLFAAGRYHLLSASGLFPPRLTGLWTGDWDTAWAGAFTNDANVNLQTASAAAAALPEVTEALASLVHGQLDDWRENARAIFGARGIVAPPHSDGESGLTYHFSREYPLHLWTAGADWLLKPLVDHDETTGTRDPRTAAALAEVAQFYEDFLTRTDADGRLVVVPSYSPENRPANASWGAINAAMDLSAARHALLTAAAYHPKDAARFLALADRLPPHRINDDGAIAEWAWPGLEDTYDHRHLSHLYGVWPLDEINPYDTPGLADAAHRALELRGAENDSAHGHLHHALIAARLRDGERVAHALGQVLKGDFFHNSLMSAHYPNRDVYNADAAHTLPAVLVEMLVQSTPDRLVLLPALPDRYPQGRLLGVRTRFGAELDLIWTPRQATAVLRPTRSHRVELRTSSGTEPLDLVAGEDHVLRLEAW; encoded by the coding sequence ATGAGCGTGGTGCACGGCACCTGGGAGCCCCGCCCCGCCGCCCGCTGGGAGGACGGCTTCCTCAGCGGCAACGGCCATCACGGCGCCCTCATGTTCGGCGAACCGAACGACGAGCGGGTCGTCGTCACCCATCACACCCTGGTCCGCCCCAACGGCGCCGACCAGGCCCGCCCGCCGCGGCTGGCCGCCGAACTCCCCGCGCTCCAGGACCGGTTGCTCGCCGGAGAACTCGTCGCGGCCGAGAGCTTCACGGACCACCGGGAGCTCCAGTGGGTGCAGCCCTTCCACCCGGCCTTCCAGATCCGGCTGCGCGGCACGACCGGTGACGCCCCCGGCTACCACCGGTCCGTCGACTTCACCACCGGCGTCACCCGCACCTGGCACCAGGGCTGGGACAGCGAGGTCTTCGTCTCCCGCGCCGACGACGTCATCGTCCACCGGGTCACCGCGGCCGACCTGGAGGTCTCCCTGGACCACCGGCTGCCGGGCGCCCCGAAGGACCTGGGCGTCGGCCAGGGTGCCGTGCTCACTCCCGAGGGCGCCCTGCTCACCCTGCGCGCCCGCTACCCCGGCAGCGACCGCGCCTGCACCGGCGTCACCCTCGTCCAGCTCACCGGCGGCACCGCCACCCTCACGCCGCCCGGCCTGCGGATCAGCGGCGCCGAGTCGGTGCTGCTGCTGACCCGCGTCGTCCGGCACACCGGCGAACTGGACGTCATGGAGGAGGCGCGCGCCCTGCGCGACCTTCCCCTCGATCATGCGGCCCTCCTCGACCGGCACACCGCCCTGCACCGCACCGCCTACACCCGTGTCACCCTCGACCTGGACGCGGACCCCGCCGAACGCGCCCTGCCCGGCTCGGAGTTGCTGGAACGCCCTGACAGCCCCGCCCTCATGGAGCGCCTCTTCGCCGCCGGCCGCTATCACCTGCTCTCCGCGAGCGGCCTCTTCCCGCCCCGCCTCACCGGCCTGTGGACCGGCGACTGGGACACCGCCTGGGCCGGGGCCTTCACCAACGACGCCAACGTCAACCTCCAGACCGCGTCCGCCGCGGCAGCCGCCCTCCCCGAGGTGACCGAGGCGCTCGCGTCCCTCGTCCACGGGCAACTGGACGACTGGCGGGAGAACGCCCGCGCGATCTTCGGCGCCCGCGGGATCGTCGCCCCGCCGCACAGCGACGGCGAGTCCGGGCTGACGTACCACTTCAGCCGTGAGTACCCGCTGCACCTGTGGACGGCCGGCGCCGACTGGCTGCTCAAGCCGCTCGTCGACCACGACGAGACCACCGGCACCCGCGACCCCCGCACCGCCGCCGCGCTCGCCGAAGTCGCCCAGTTCTACGAGGACTTCCTCACCCGCACCGACGCCGACGGCCGGCTCGTCGTGGTCCCCTCCTACTCGCCCGAGAACCGCCCCGCCAACGCCAGTTGGGGCGCGATCAACGCGGCGATGGACCTCTCGGCGGCCCGGCACGCCCTGCTCACGGCCGCCGCGTACCACCCGAAGGACGCGGCCCGGTTCCTCGCCCTCGCCGACCGCCTCCCGCCGCACCGGATCAACGACGACGGGGCGATCGCCGAGTGGGCCTGGCCGGGCCTTGAGGACACCTACGACCACCGGCATCTCAGCCATCTGTACGGCGTCTGGCCGCTCGACGAGATCAACCCGTACGACACCCCCGGCCTCGCCGACGCCGCTCATCGCGCCCTGGAACTGCGCGGCGCCGAGAACGACTCGGCCCACGGCCACCTCCACCACGCCCTGATCGCGGCCCGGCTGCGCGACGGCGAACGGGTCGCGCACGCCCTCGGACAGGTCCTCAAGGGCGACTTCTTCCACAACTCGCTGATGAGCGCGCACTACCCGAACCGGGACGTCTACAACGCCGACGCCGCCCACACCCTCCCGGCCGTGCTCGTCGAGATGCTCGTGCAGTCGACGCCCGACCGGCTGGTCCTGCTGCCCGCCCTGCCCGACCGGTACCCCCAGGGCCGACTCCTCGGCGTCCGCACCCGGTTCGGCGCCGAACTCGACCTCATCTGGACCCCACGGCAAGCGACCGCGGTCCTGCGCCCCACGCGCAGCCACCGTGTCGAACTGAGGACTTCCTCCGGCACCGAGCCGCTCGACCTCGTCGCCGGAGAAGACCACGTCCTGCGTCTGGAGGCGTGGTAA
- a CDS encoding beta-galactosidase: MPELADATRGRLLFGGDYNPEQWPEETWQEDVRLMKDAGVNSVTLGVFSWAKLEPRPGERDFGWLDRLMDLMHEHGIGVVLATPTSSPPPWLGHLYPETLPVDQDGRTEWWGGRQHFSHSSAVYRHHAAAITEALAARYGGHPALTMWHINNEYCTFDWGDEAAARFRDWLRQRYGTLDALNSAWGTAFWSQGYGDWAEVHTPRHAHYLKNPAQVLDFKRFTSDMLLECYLAERDIVRRHTPHLPVTTNFMPLWTGQDAWRWAEEEDVVSVDLYPDPRDPLGAQQGALIQDMTRSQARGPWMLMEQAAGPVNWRGVNHPKPRGLNRLWSLQAVARGADAVCYFQWRQSRQGAEKFHSGMVSHAGERGRTYQEVKRLGAELARIGGEVAGSHTPHEIAVLHDWHSWWAGAHEGRLSSEVDYPQVLGAWHRALWEAHLATDFAHPEHDLSAYKLVVVPQLYALTDAAIENLLGYVRQGGTLVCGFLTGIADEDDRVRPGGMDARLRELFGIRTLHEWWPLDAGEAVECDGFRGVLWSEEIETDGEAVVEACFKGGELDGFPAALRKGRARYLATLPEPDHLRALLAESAAEAGVRPVLDGLPAGVEAVRRGELLFVLNHGRDSVDLRVPGAFHDVLTGMNVTDELTLDRYGVAVLKP; encoded by the coding sequence ATGCCCGAGCTCGCCGACGCCACCCGCGGTCGCCTCCTCTTCGGCGGTGACTACAACCCCGAGCAGTGGCCCGAGGAGACCTGGCAGGAGGACGTCCGGCTGATGAAGGACGCCGGCGTCAACTCCGTCACGCTCGGCGTCTTCTCCTGGGCGAAGCTCGAACCCCGGCCGGGGGAGCGGGACTTCGGCTGGCTCGACCGGCTCATGGACCTGATGCACGAGCACGGCATCGGGGTCGTCCTCGCCACCCCGACCTCCTCGCCGCCGCCCTGGCTGGGCCATCTGTACCCCGAGACCCTGCCCGTCGACCAGGACGGCCGCACCGAGTGGTGGGGCGGCCGACAGCACTTCTCGCACTCCAGCGCCGTCTACCGGCACCACGCCGCCGCCATCACCGAGGCCCTCGCCGCCCGCTACGGCGGCCACCCGGCCCTCACGATGTGGCACATCAACAACGAGTACTGCACCTTCGACTGGGGCGACGAGGCCGCCGCCCGGTTCAGGGACTGGCTGCGGCAGCGGTACGGCACGCTCGACGCCCTCAACTCCGCCTGGGGCACCGCCTTCTGGAGCCAGGGCTACGGCGACTGGGCCGAGGTGCACACGCCGCGCCACGCCCACTATCTGAAGAACCCGGCCCAGGTCCTCGACTTCAAGCGGTTCACCTCCGACATGCTCCTGGAGTGCTACCTCGCCGAACGGGACATCGTGCGGCGGCACACCCCGCACCTCCCGGTCACCACCAACTTCATGCCGCTGTGGACGGGACAGGACGCCTGGCGGTGGGCCGAGGAGGAGGACGTCGTCTCCGTCGACCTGTACCCCGATCCGCGGGATCCGCTCGGCGCCCAACAAGGGGCGCTGATCCAGGACATGACCCGCTCGCAGGCCCGCGGCCCCTGGATGCTGATGGAGCAGGCGGCCGGGCCCGTCAACTGGCGGGGCGTCAACCACCCCAAGCCGCGCGGCCTGAACCGGCTCTGGTCCCTCCAGGCCGTCGCCCGTGGCGCCGACGCCGTCTGCTACTTCCAGTGGAGGCAGTCCCGGCAGGGCGCGGAGAAGTTCCACTCCGGGATGGTCAGCCACGCGGGGGAGCGGGGACGGACGTACCAGGAGGTCAAACGGCTCGGCGCGGAACTGGCCCGGATCGGCGGGGAGGTCGCCGGCAGCCACACGCCCCACGAGATCGCCGTCCTGCACGACTGGCACTCCTGGTGGGCCGGCGCCCACGAGGGCCGGCTCTCCAGCGAGGTCGACTATCCGCAGGTCCTCGGCGCCTGGCACCGGGCCCTCTGGGAGGCCCACCTCGCCACCGACTTCGCCCACCCCGAACACGACCTGAGCGCCTACAAGCTCGTCGTCGTCCCACAGCTGTACGCCCTCACGGACGCGGCGATCGAGAACCTCCTCGGCTACGTCCGCCAGGGCGGCACCCTCGTCTGCGGCTTCCTCACCGGCATCGCCGACGAGGACGACCGGGTCCGGCCCGGCGGGATGGACGCCCGCCTGCGCGAGCTGTTCGGCATCCGCACCCTGCACGAGTGGTGGCCGCTGGACGCCGGGGAGGCCGTCGAATGCGACGGGTTCCGCGGGGTGCTCTGGTCGGAGGAGATCGAGACGGACGGGGAAGCGGTCGTGGAGGCCTGCTTCAAGGGCGGTGAACTCGACGGATTTCCCGCCGCGTTGCGCAAAGGGCGGGCCCGCTATCTCGCCACGCTTCCCGAGCCGGACCACCTGCGCGCGCTGCTCGCCGAGTCCGCGGCCGAGGCGGGGGTCCGGCCGGTGCTGGACGGGCTTCCGGCGGGCGTCGAAGCGGTACGGCGGGGTGAGTTGCTCTTCGTGCTCAACCACGGTCGCGACTCCGTGGACCTGCGCGTTCCGGGCGCTTTCCATGATGTGCTGACCGGCATGAACGTCACGGACGAACTCACCCTCGACCGCTACGGAGTGGCGGTGCTGAAGCCATGA
- a CDS encoding 1,4-beta-glucanase: protein MHASSVSRRTVLAGTAAAVALTGLPSIQGRAYAASTTYRWRNVVQGGTGFVTGVLFHPSVRGLAYARTDIGGAYRWDDSAARWTPLTDHLGWDDWNLLGVEAMAVDPAHPNRVYLALGTYAQSWASNGAVLRSDDRGATWARTDLAVRLGANEDGRGCGERLLVDPRDSDTLWLGTRHDGLLRSTDRGATWAAATGFPGTPSASGQGVTLLVAAGRTLYAGWGDSDGGAANLYRTADGTSWEAVPGQPSGAAAKVPIRGAYDRNTRELYLTYADAPGPNGQSDGSVHALCTANGKWREVTPVKPGGTTDDGGTDSFGYGGVAVDARRPGTLVVSTNNRWALVDTVFRSTDGGRSWTSLKDSAVFDVSETPFLKWGADAPKFGWWIQALALDPYDSKHLVYGTGATLYGTRDLKHWAPQIRGLEEASVRQLISPPAGEARLISGSGDIGVMYHEKLTASPSRGMASNPLFGTATGLAQAVAKPAYVVRTGWGDHGNGAYSNDGGRTWAPFAAQPSLAKDAPGPIAVSADGGVLLWVFVHWDGTKYPAHRSTDNGATWTEVSSFPKGATPLADPADPALFYAYDTDTGTLFASTDGGVTFTARASGLPSGDSQFELVAAPGRSGDLWLSVKWNGLYRSTDGGRSFAKVASCWASYTLGFGKAADGADYPAVYLVGSTESITAVYRSDDEAKSWVRINDDQHQWGWTGEVITGDPRVHGRVYLATNGRGIQYGEPA from the coding sequence ATGCATGCGTCCAGCGTGAGCCGTCGTACCGTTCTTGCCGGGACTGCCGCCGCCGTTGCGCTCACTGGCCTCCCCTCTATCCAAGGGCGGGCGTATGCCGCCTCCACCACCTACCGCTGGCGCAACGTCGTCCAAGGCGGCACCGGATTCGTCACCGGCGTGCTCTTCCACCCCTCCGTCCGCGGCCTCGCCTACGCCCGTACCGACATCGGCGGGGCCTACCGCTGGGACGACTCCGCCGCGCGCTGGACGCCGCTCACCGATCACCTCGGGTGGGACGACTGGAACCTCCTCGGGGTCGAGGCGATGGCGGTCGACCCCGCTCATCCGAACCGGGTCTATCTCGCCCTCGGTACGTACGCGCAGTCCTGGGCCTCCAACGGGGCCGTTCTGCGGTCCGACGACCGGGGGGCGACCTGGGCCCGTACCGATCTCGCCGTGCGGCTCGGGGCCAACGAGGACGGGCGGGGGTGCGGAGAGCGGCTGCTCGTCGATCCCCGGGACAGTGACACGCTGTGGCTCGGGACCAGGCACGACGGGCTGCTCAGGTCCACGGACAGAGGCGCCACCTGGGCGGCCGCCACCGGGTTCCCGGGCACACCGAGCGCCTCCGGCCAGGGTGTCACCCTGCTCGTCGCCGCCGGGCGCACCCTGTACGCCGGGTGGGGGGACTCCGACGGCGGTGCCGCCAACCTGTATCGCACCGCCGACGGGACCTCCTGGGAGGCCGTACCCGGGCAGCCCTCCGGTGCCGCCGCCAAGGTGCCGATCCGGGGCGCGTACGACAGGAACACCCGTGAGCTGTATCTGACGTACGCCGACGCCCCCGGGCCCAACGGACAGTCCGACGGCAGTGTGCACGCCCTGTGCACCGCCAACGGGAAGTGGCGCGAGGTCACGCCGGTGAAGCCGGGCGGGACGACCGACGACGGCGGTACCGACTCCTTCGGGTACGGCGGGGTCGCCGTGGACGCCCGGCGGCCGGGCACCCTCGTCGTCTCCACCAACAACCGGTGGGCCCTGGTCGACACCGTCTTCCGGTCCACCGACGGCGGTCGCTCCTGGACCTCGCTCAAGGACTCCGCCGTTTTCGACGTGTCCGAGACCCCCTTCCTCAAGTGGGGTGCGGACGCCCCCAAGTTCGGCTGGTGGATCCAGGCGCTCGCGCTCGACCCGTACGACTCCAAGCACCTGGTGTACGGCACCGGAGCCACCCTCTACGGCACCAGGGATCTGAAGCACTGGGCCCCGCAGATCCGTGGGCTCGAAGAGGCGTCCGTACGGCAGCTGATCTCGCCCCCGGCCGGGGAGGCGCGGCTGATCAGCGGGTCCGGGGACATCGGCGTGATGTACCACGAGAAGCTCACGGCGTCCCCCTCGCGCGGCATGGCGTCCAACCCCCTGTTCGGGACGGCGACGGGACTCGCGCAGGCCGTGGCGAAGCCGGCGTACGTCGTGCGCACCGGATGGGGCGACCACGGCAACGGGGCGTACTCGAACGACGGCGGACGGACCTGGGCGCCCTTCGCGGCCCAGCCCTCCCTCGCCAAGGACGCACCGGGGCCGATCGCCGTCAGCGCCGACGGCGGAGTGCTGCTGTGGGTCTTCGTGCACTGGGACGGCACCAAGTACCCGGCCCACCGCTCCACGGACAACGGGGCCACCTGGACCGAGGTCTCCTCCTTCCCGAAGGGCGCCACGCCGCTCGCCGACCCCGCCGACCCGGCGCTGTTCTACGCGTACGACACCGACACCGGAACGCTGTTCGCCAGCACGGACGGTGGTGTCACCTTCACCGCGCGGGCGTCCGGACTGCCCTCCGGGGACAGTCAGTTCGAGCTCGTCGCGGCACCCGGGCGCTCCGGCGACCTGTGGCTGAGCGTCAAATGGAACGGGCTGTACAGGTCCACCGACGGAGGCCGGAGCTTCGCGAAGGTCGCCAGTTGCTGGGCCTCGTACACCCTCGGCTTCGGCAAGGCCGCCGACGGCGCCGACTACCCGGCGGTCTACCTGGTCGGCTCCACCGAGTCGATCACCGCCGTGTACCGCTCCGACGACGAGGCGAAGAGCTGGGTGCGGATCAACGACGACCAGCACCAGTGGGGCTGGACCGGTGAGGTCATCACCGGTGACCCGCGGGTCCACGGGCGCGTGTATCTCGCCACCAACGGGCGTGGCATCCAGTACGGGGAGCCCGCCTGA
- a CDS encoding carbohydrate ABC transporter permease produces MSAVIDKPGIDNPPREPGWWAAPPRPVWEEPPSRAGLASKGLVLGIACLAILFPLWIVVVTSLSSRKTIDEAGGLVMVPKSITFVAYQELLSGGQVTRAAIISVLVTLVGTAFSMTVSVLCAYGLSRTDSLGHRWILMVLLATMFFSAGLIPTYLLVQTLGLTDSYLALILPSAISVFNILVLRGFFMGISSELTDSARIDGAGDFRILWQIVMPLSRAVIAVITLFYAVGYWSAWFNASLYLNDQDMMPLQNVMIQLVQKQEAPVGLGQAIKTGQLSGLAVQMAVMVMALLPVAVLSPFVQRHFKKGMLTGAVKG; encoded by the coding sequence GTGAGCGCCGTCATCGACAAGCCCGGCATCGACAACCCGCCCCGCGAACCCGGCTGGTGGGCCGCGCCGCCCCGGCCGGTCTGGGAGGAGCCTCCCTCCAGGGCGGGGCTGGCGAGCAAGGGGCTCGTGCTCGGCATCGCGTGCCTGGCGATTCTCTTCCCGCTGTGGATCGTGGTGGTCACGAGCCTCTCGTCACGCAAGACCATCGACGAGGCCGGCGGCCTGGTGATGGTGCCGAAGAGCATCACCTTCGTGGCCTACCAGGAGCTGCTCAGCGGAGGGCAGGTCACCCGGGCGGCGATCATCAGCGTGCTGGTCACACTGGTGGGTACGGCGTTCTCGATGACCGTCTCCGTGCTCTGCGCGTACGGGCTGTCGCGGACCGACTCGCTCGGGCACCGGTGGATCCTGATGGTCCTGCTGGCGACGATGTTCTTCAGCGCCGGGCTCATCCCGACGTATCTGCTGGTGCAGACCCTCGGACTGACGGACAGCTATCTCGCGCTGATCCTGCCGAGCGCGATCAGTGTCTTCAACATCCTGGTGCTGCGCGGGTTCTTCATGGGGATCTCGTCGGAGCTGACCGACAGTGCGCGCATCGACGGGGCCGGGGACTTCCGGATCCTCTGGCAGATCGTGATGCCTCTGTCCCGGGCCGTGATCGCCGTGATCACGTTGTTCTACGCGGTGGGGTACTGGAGCGCCTGGTTCAACGCGTCCCTGTACCTGAACGACCAGGACATGATGCCGTTGCAGAACGTCATGATCCAGCTGGTGCAGAAGCAGGAGGCGCCGGTGGGGTTGGGGCAGGCGATCAAGACCGGGCAGTTGTCGGGGCTGGCCGTTCAGATGGCTGTGATGGTGATGGCTCTGCTTCCGGTGGCTGTGCTTTCGCCGTTCGTGCAGCGGCATTTCAAGAAGGGCATGTTGACGGGCGCGGTCAAGGGTTGA